The following coding sequences lie in one Amycolatopsis cihanbeyliensis genomic window:
- the rimM gene encoding ribosome maturation factor RimM (Essential for efficient processing of 16S rRNA), whose translation MEVVVGRIAKAHGVRGELTVEVRTDSPELRFAPDSVLTARSRGGESRQLTVTAARQQTGGRLLVRFAEVPGRERADALRGLLLFADTAELPPIEDPDEFYDHQLEGLRVELTDGSTVGTVREVVHSPAGELLAVERDGKDGAVTLVPFVRAIVPEVDPVAGRVVLDPPEGLLE comes from the coding sequence ATGGAGGTCGTTGTCGGCCGCATCGCCAAGGCGCACGGGGTGCGCGGCGAGCTCACCGTCGAGGTGCGCACCGACTCCCCGGAACTGCGGTTCGCACCGGACTCGGTGCTGACCGCACGTTCCCGGGGAGGGGAAAGCCGGCAGCTCACCGTGACAGCCGCCCGCCAGCAGACCGGCGGGCGGCTTTTGGTGCGTTTCGCCGAGGTCCCCGGTCGGGAGCGGGCGGACGCGCTGCGTGGCCTGCTGCTGTTCGCCGACACGGCCGAGCTGCCCCCGATCGAGGACCCGGACGAGTTCTACGACCACCAGCTGGAGGGGCTGCGGGTCGAGCTCACCGACGGCAGCACGGTCGGGACCGTGCGTGAGGTGGTGCACTCACCGGCGGGCGAGTTGCTCGCGGTGGAGCGGGACGGCAAGGACGGCGCCGTGACGCTGGTGCCGTTCGTCCGCGCGATCGTGCCCGAGGTCGACCCGGTGGCGGGCCGGGTCGTGCTCGATCCCCCGGAAGGCCTGCTCGAGTAG
- a CDS encoding RNA-binding protein, whose translation MSFLADSLEHLVRGIVDNPDEVRVELITTRRGRTLEVHVHPDDLGKVIGRGGRTATALRTVMGGIGGRGVRVDVIDTDR comes from the coding sequence GTGAGCTTCCTCGCCGACTCCCTCGAGCATCTGGTGCGCGGCATCGTCGACAATCCCGACGAGGTGCGGGTGGAGCTGATCACCACCCGGCGTGGTCGCACCCTTGAGGTGCACGTCCATCCGGACGATCTCGGCAAGGTGATCGGAAGGGGCGGTCGGACCGCGACCGCGCTGCGCACCGTTATGGGCGGGATCGGCGGTCGGGGCGTCCGGGTCGACGTCATCGACACCGATCGCTAG
- the rpsP gene encoding 30S ribosomal protein S16, translating into MAVKIKLQRLGKIRAPYYRIIVADARTRRDGKAIETIGKYHPKEEPSFIEVNSERAQHWLKVGAQPTEPVQRLLEITGDWQTFKGLPGAEGTLKAPEPKPTKQDLFNAALAAAGEEPTTEATTPKKKGGGRKADKSEKSDKAEQADAAEPAESEKAEA; encoded by the coding sequence GTGGCCGTCAAGATCAAGCTGCAGCGCCTCGGCAAGATCCGCGCGCCGTACTACCGCATCATCGTCGCCGACGCGCGTACCCGGCGGGATGGCAAGGCCATCGAGACGATCGGCAAGTACCACCCGAAGGAAGAGCCGAGCTTCATCGAGGTCAACTCGGAGCGGGCGCAGCACTGGCTGAAGGTCGGCGCGCAGCCCACCGAGCCGGTGCAGCGCCTCCTGGAGATCACCGGGGACTGGCAGACGTTCAAGGGTCTGCCGGGCGCGGAGGGCACCCTCAAGGCGCCCGAGCCGAAGCCGACGAAGCAGGATCTGTTCAACGCCGCGCTCGCCGCGGCCGGTGAGGAGCCCACCACCGAGGCCACCACGCCCAAGAAGAAGGGCGGCGGCAGGAAGGCCGACAAGTCGGAGAAGTCCGACAAGGCCGAGCAGGCCGATGCCGCCGAGCCGGCCGAGAGCGAGAAGGCGGAGGCGTGA
- a CDS encoding CPBP family intramembrane glutamic endopeptidase: MTFSQSREPVPGPEPANPENSENDAVRSAGETSPHRWGFGAFLLVEAVLLASAAFVGVLLSGARTGESVPVRDVLIGTMTPTLIAAATALLITRVRGNGPLLDLRLSWRWDDVRTGLRFGMLGVVCTTVGAFVWTQAVGEENATSAISALIEDQPMSVTAAVVMFLYLWLLGPICEEIIYRGLLWGAVERLSWGKERTGRIAAFLLSTGVFAASHLEPLRTTLLLVIAVPIGLARLVTGRLLGSIIAHQVNNFLPALAILLTALGVVAL; this comes from the coding sequence GTGACCTTCTCGCAGTCAAGGGAACCGGTCCCCGGCCCCGAACCGGCAAACCCGGAGAATTCGGAGAACGACGCTGTGCGCAGTGCGGGGGAGACTTCGCCGCATCGCTGGGGTTTCGGCGCTTTCCTTCTCGTCGAAGCCGTGCTGCTGGCCTCGGCCGCCTTCGTGGGCGTGCTGCTGAGCGGGGCACGCACCGGCGAGTCGGTGCCGGTGCGCGACGTGCTGATCGGCACCATGACCCCCACCCTGATCGCCGCCGCGACCGCACTGCTGATCACCAGGGTGCGCGGGAACGGCCCGCTGCTGGACCTGCGGTTGTCCTGGCGATGGGACGACGTCCGCACCGGCCTGCGGTTCGGCATGCTCGGCGTGGTGTGCACCACGGTGGGCGCCTTCGTCTGGACCCAGGCGGTTGGCGAGGAGAACGCCACCTCGGCGATCAGCGCTCTGATCGAGGACCAGCCGATGTCGGTGACGGCCGCGGTGGTGATGTTCCTCTACCTGTGGCTGCTCGGGCCGATCTGCGAGGAGATCATCTACCGCGGCCTGCTCTGGGGCGCCGTGGAGCGGCTGAGCTGGGGCAAGGAGAGGACCGGCCGGATCGCCGCGTTCCTGCTCTCCACCGGCGTGTTCGCCGCCAGTCACCTCGAGCCCCTGCGCACCACGTTACTGCTGGTCATCGCGGTGCCGATCGGGTTGGCCCGGCTGGTGACGGGCCGGCTGCTCGGCAGCATCATCGCGCACCAGGTGAACAACTTCCTGCCCGCGCTCGCCATCCTGCTGACCGCGCTCGGCGTCGTCGCGCTGTGA
- a CDS encoding CPBP family intramembrane glutamic endopeptidase has product MVLGAHWGFLAFFTGVGGYYLTSLVLAAVLVGGFTGTNMLDVPEIGPVILVVFLPNLALGLGPALGSWLRGRGLRAEFGLLPDVRDLKVGLACGGFALLTGYVLNLLLIAVYGSGRAWEDPLSEVSEGLGGTTVWLLVTAAIVVLLAPLTEELLLRGALWKALRHHRVPAWVILLLTALVFALLHGESHRTVALLGQGVAIGAARLITGRTGASLVAHAANNLPPAVLLVAAS; this is encoded by the coding sequence CTCGCGTTCTTCACCGGAGTCGGCGGCTACTACCTGACCTCGCTGGTCCTGGCCGCCGTGCTGGTCGGCGGGTTCACCGGCACGAACATGCTGGACGTGCCCGAGATCGGCCCGGTGATCCTGGTGGTGTTCCTGCCGAACCTGGCCCTGGGCCTCGGCCCCGCGCTGGGTTCCTGGCTTCGCGGCCGCGGGCTGCGTGCCGAGTTCGGCCTGCTGCCGGACGTGCGGGACCTCAAGGTCGGCCTCGCCTGTGGCGGCTTCGCCCTGCTCACCGGGTACGTGTTGAACCTGCTGCTGATCGCCGTCTACGGCAGCGGGCGGGCATGGGAGGACCCGCTCAGCGAGGTGTCCGAGGGCCTCGGTGGCACGACCGTCTGGCTGCTGGTGACCGCGGCGATCGTCGTGCTGCTCGCACCGCTGACCGAGGAACTGCTGCTGCGCGGCGCGCTGTGGAAGGCACTGCGGCATCACCGCGTCCCCGCGTGGGTGATCCTGCTGCTGACCGCGCTGGTGTTCGCCTTGCTGCACGGCGAGTCGCACCGTACCGTCGCCCTGCTCGGACAGGGGGTGGCGATCGGCGCGGCCCGGCTGATCACCGGGCGGACGGGTGCGAGTCTCGTCGCCCATGCGGCGAACAACCTGCCGCCCGCGGTCCTGCTGGTCGCCGCTTCCTGA